A portion of the Symphalangus syndactylus isolate Jambi chromosome 13, NHGRI_mSymSyn1-v2.1_pri, whole genome shotgun sequence genome contains these proteins:
- the LOC129460150 gene encoding nucleoside diphosphate kinase B-like isoform X2 codes for MANLERTFIAIKLDGMQRGLVGEIIKCFEQKGFRLVATKFLRAFEEHLKQHYIDLKDRPFFPGLVKYMNSGPVVAIEHHSWQ; via the exons ATGGCCAACCTGGAGCGCACCTTCATCGCCATCAAGCTGGACGGCATGCAGCGCGGCCTAGTGGGCGAGATCATCAAGTGCTTCGAGCAGAAGGGGTTCCGCCTCGTGGCCACGAAGTTCCTCCGGGCCTTTGAAGAACACCTGAAGCAGCACTACATTGACCTGAAAGACCGCCCATTCTTCCCTGGGCTGGTGAAGTACATGAACTCAGGGCCGGTCGTGGCCATA GAACATCATTCATGGCAGTGA
- the LOC129460150 gene encoding nucleoside diphosphate kinase B-like isoform X1: MANLERTFIAIKLDGMQRGLVGEIIKCFEQKGFRLVATKFLRAFEEHLKQHYIDLKDRPFFPGLVKYMNSGPVVAIVWEGLNVVKTGRVMLGETNPADSKPGTIRGDFCIQVGRNIIHGSDSVKSAEKEIGLWFKPEELVDYKSCAHD; encoded by the coding sequence ATGGCCAACCTGGAGCGCACCTTCATCGCCATCAAGCTGGACGGCATGCAGCGCGGCCTAGTGGGCGAGATCATCAAGTGCTTCGAGCAGAAGGGGTTCCGCCTCGTGGCCACGAAGTTCCTCCGGGCCTTTGAAGAACACCTGAAGCAGCACTACATTGACCTGAAAGACCGCCCATTCTTCCCTGGGCTGGTGAAGTACATGAACTCAGGGCCGGTCGTGGCCATAGTCTGGGAGGGGCTGAACGTGGTGAAGACAGGCCGAGTGATGCTTGGGGAGACCAATCCAGCAGATTCTAAGCCAGGCACCATTCGTGGGGACTTCTGCATTCAGGTTGGCAGGAACATCATTCATGGCAGTGATTCAGTAAAAAGTGCTGAAAAAGAAATCGGCCTATGGTTTAAGCCTGAAGAACTGGTTGACTACAAGTCTTGTGCTCATGACTGA